One Spinacia oleracea cultivar Varoflay chromosome 4, BTI_SOV_V1, whole genome shotgun sequence DNA segment encodes these proteins:
- the LOC130460049 gene encoding uncharacterized protein yields MNENQIVVRHESEGGKTPTTGDESQDVSTITKTIKGRGPSKGVKVAKPMFLEYNVYNVPDGQWSHEYGKQVGSCATRININVPLYPKVDEQTKKGFWEETKLMFHITDDSNHSREKYFHSCVAKRFSCFKSKLVRRWITMKEKKPKNQTNKMPWDVYNHITEDDWKTFVKHYFLP; encoded by the exons ATGAATGAAAACCAAATTGTTGTTAGGCATGAATCAGAAGGTGGCAAGACTCCCACAACGGGTGACGAATCACAAGATGTTAGTACGATTACAAAGACCATTAAAGGCCGTGGTCCGTCAAAAGGTGTTAAAGTCGCTAAGCCTATGTTCCTTGAGTATAATGTATATAATGTCCCCGATGGACAATGGTCTCATGAATACGGGAAGCAAGTTGGGAGTTGTGCTACTAGAATTAATATTAACGTCCCATTATATCCAAAGGTAGATGAGCAAACCAAGAAGGGGTTTTGGGAGGAGACTAAG CTTATGTTCCACATTACTGATGACTCTAATCATTCGAGGGAGAAATATTTTCATTCTTGTGTGGCGAAAcgatttagttgtttcaagagcaaGTTGGTGCGCCGATGGATAACTATGAAGGAAAAGAAgccaaaaaatcaaacaaacaagatGCCTTGGGATGTCTACAACCATAtcacagaggatgattggaagACTTTTGTTAAACATTATTTCCTGCCATAG